The segment GCCTCGCTTAAGAAGAGGTGAGTCATTACTGCTTTGATTGGGGTGTATACAGTTTTTGGCCGTCTGTGGAAAACTTTGACCTTTGGCTGTGTACGTGATGTCTGATGAACTTAAAACGGGGTCAACagataatgattaaaaaaaataatttccatGTTAAATGCTACTAGCAGATGCAGATTTTAGATATCTTTTTCTCATAATGACCTTTACTACTCTTTCCTGCTCTAATCTTCAGATTGCTTTGTTCCTTGGCACGTTAGATAAGTATACAAAAATGTGATACCTTGGTCGTTTCTTGGTTTACAGCTCGACCCCCACCTCTTGACCTGAGAGGCCTTTCAACAATCACAGAATGTCCCACACATCTACCTTTGAGCAGATCATTAATTGAATCATGgtgagagacaaaaataaatacatgataCTACTCCACATATTACATATGGCACATATATTGTACATGACTGAGGGTGTATATAGGCATATTGGTGTAGTGGTAAGCTCTGTCgcctcacagctagaaggaTGTGGGTTTGAATCTGCCAGTCCACCATCTTGCCCAGTGAAGCTGGGATAGGCTTTGCACCCTTGCGACCCATAACAATAAAGGCAGTTAGGATCATGGATAGATTTATACATCcctaataatatatatatattaaaattacaattaaggttaaatctttatttctgtatgtatatgtagATTTTAATTTCACAAATGAGCTCTTTGCATTCTTCAGCTCGGTTACTTTTTTATGacttttacaaattaaatatacagtacatttgtacCCAGCTGaaatttttgttgttgttgttgtattttttcactttcagattgtAAAATGCTGTTATTTGTTGCTCATGTGATATAAATTTTGCCTTTTTGTGTAATTGCAGTTTATCAGCGAACAGAGACAATTTGAGGGATGACGACACAAATGACTCTGCAATGGTAAAATGTCTATTCACActaatgaaaacacatattaaataCGTATGTTATATTATCAATATATATAATGCATAGACTCTGAATTTTAATAATGCTAGAATCTGTAGTTAGGTATTTTTTATGTTCCATTAAGTCCACTAAAAGGATACTGTGCAGTGACCTAATCCAACTTTAATGGTATCAATTTTAACTAAAACATCtagaaattacaaaaaataattgATCATTGAAAAGAGTTGTTACTGAATTAAGTTTTTAAGtggaatttaaaaacattttcccacaTATAATATGTGGTCATATTGGAGTGTTTGTGTAGATTTGTGTATACTTTATAAAGTCTATTCACGAAAGTAGAAGATTCTTATAACTCTGGGACCACGAGTGAATAGGAAACAAAAGCTGTGAGTACAGCTAAATGTAGTATGGGTGTGGTGTGACTGCAGGTTTTCTGCTGAGCAATCTGCAGTCACACCAAGGGACCTTCcagtatgtgaacatttgtaACATCTGATGTTTATATGATTGCTGATATGATTATACAAGGCTGTTCTTAGAAATGCACATTCagctgaagtttaaaaaaaaaaagcttattagATATTGTTGGGCTTGGTCGTCTTGCATCTGTGGACACAAGTGGCTCCCACTCTTTTCTAAAACTCAATCTATAAAGGAACCTTTTTATGTAGTTAAAATCCACTACACTGAGTTTTGGTTTGGTAGTTATTGTGTAGcttcctctcatctctcagCTCCAAATCTGCCCATAGCTCACCCAACAGCTCCAAAATTGGATCGGTGGACAGATgatatgtttgtattattttttcttccatcatttcaaatgtattaGCATAAGTGGTGAACACGCCTTCCCAACTTTCATTTCTCCCATGCCTCCTCATTGCCCAAATAACAGCATCCACCTGTGCACAAGCAGAGTACAGATGCCTTTCAAACTTATTGAATAGAGACGCAATCACAACCACTACAACCACTTTCAGTCTTGCTAAATCACATTGCGTGTACGTGATTTATGTGTTTGCATAAATCCCTGTAGTTTGCACACTTATATAAGGCAATGGGCGGACACAGTCCTTAATAGATccgtttgtgctgttttttgtgGGTGATATGAAGTTTTTGTCCATATAAACCTTTCAGTAAATCAGGCCCTTAGACAAATATTTACTTATAACATGATACCATTAAGGTTGACTTTTAGCTAAAATGCATATATTACACTAATGTAAAGGTGTGTATCTAGACGTTTACATATGTTAAATTCTTTTAACTGGGAAAAGGATGATTCTGTGAAATCTTTATCTATTCTATCTATTATCTTTCTCTGCCAGGGAGCAGTTCAACCATGGGCAAGAAGCTCAAATCTTGACTATTTGTCACTGGATTTCAATTCTGCATCTTCCTCTCCTGTGCAAAAGGTATGTTCATATACATGACAGAAATCAAagatttttgaaaaataaataatctttttcACCATCCAAATGAAAACTGTATCATTGTGCCACCATGGACACagatttctttacttttttaaactgaacaaactCACCTCCATCTTCTGAATCATCATGTTGCGGCAAAGAATGCAACAATTATGACACTGAGAAATTCATTGTTGTGCACAATATTAATTGCAATAAGAAATCCATGATCATTTGTAAATCAAGACTTCTAAAGTACATTTAAGGTAAAATATAACCATTGTAATTTTTGGAGTTGGCTTTAACAATCACTGTCTCcttatctctccctctctatgtCTAGCAGAAGCCTTTTTTGTCTGACGACCACAGAGTGGACTACGTACAGGTGGATGAGAAGAAGACTCAGGCGCTACAAAACACCAAAATGGAATGGACGGATGTCCGCCAAAAACATGAGATGAAGTGAAAGAAATTCACGGGGAACATTCGGTTTTAAGAAGACCAGCAATAATGTCAGCAGAGACAAAATACAGAGGACAAAAAGCAATTTAAAGCACTTTGAAGAATTGTTGACATGAAGGTACCAGGGTAAATATGCAGTCAAACACTTGTTTGCATAGAGGAAACACAAAATTGCActgtaaaaactaatttaactcTTCTACTGTAGCAAAAGGTTTCACATTGCTTGTAAAATGCAGAAACTTCCTGTGAATGTCTGGATTGTAATTTCAACTGTACAGAAGATAAATATTTtcatgataaaatgttttttcgtAAATATTTCTCTTCCTCATTGTGTATCATGAACACAAATTGCAGGTCTGCTAGTTTGCATAAGaatttcacaaaaatatttctCACCAAACTCACTATTTAAAACATTCACCGACCACTGTATGACTGTGTGCAGCATTTATTTCTGAAATAGCAGTAAAGCAGAAAGCTTTGAGAACTGAAAACCTTTGCTTCGAAACTTTTACAGCTGGGCCCAAAATAGGCATCTAAACGACAGAAGGATTTTATTACAAGTGTGAAGTGCGAAGTGAGGACTATTAAGTAGCCCATCTAAATAACACTACATCcacttcaaaatgaaaaaaaaaaacaaaacactgagctgtaCGAACTGGGTTTTGTCATGACTGAgctataaattaattaattattataaatatatatcatatTCCATTTATGGATGATGTAATTTCACAATTGCACTTTGAAAGAACTGTGCCATATGGGGCATATGCAATAAGCTATAGCAGTATTAggtaaacatattaaatattacaaatataaattatGGAACGACACTAACTATAGAAATACGTTTTTATTAATACGCgttgtttatgttttgattAAATATCAGATAGTTAGTGTGCACATATAATAATCATACAGCATCATTATTACGTTATGAAGCGCACGTTACACACATGTTGCGTCACTAGCATGCGCCGAGAGGAGATTTGGGAAATTTACCTGAGAAGTCGGGAGAGGAAGCCCGCATCTAAACACTGGGGCTTTTGTGAACATCTCCACTATAATCGGCACGCTTGGCTTAACTAAACACATTATTGATCCAAACCCCGTGTAGTTATCTGCGTTATTGCGCCATTGCGCGTTGTGGTTTAACGTTACCCATGGTTAGCAACTGTCAGACTCCAATTACAGCCACAAGCTGTAGGACACACTGGTGAATGGGGTTACGGTTGTTAGCACCGcagctagcgttagctaacGGGAGCTGGAGACAAATGAAACCGCGTCTGGGTGAAGCTACTCCGGATTCAGAGTCGACTTCAAGCCAAAGTTAAAGCCAAGTTAACGTTGCTGTTACGAGAAACCATGCAGCGAGAGCTAACTTCGTGTTCAGGTTGAGAAACCAACGCCAGCACCGTGCTGCGGGGTTTTGGCTTTAGTTGGTAAGTTTGTTTACTTTATGACTCAGTTAGCTAACCAGACATCACTTGGTTATGCTAATatggtgttttgtttggttttagatGCACACTTACAGCTCAAACCGGGTCTGCGAGGGTTTGTCATTTGTGCTGAATCCAATGTTAgctacagtttttatttttgataaatcATTAAAGTAATTTTTGGAGTGTTTTTGACACACCTTTCCCCACAGGTAGCTATTTATTGTGAAAGCGTAGTTCCTCCTCTAAACTGTATCACCTGGGCTGTTCCCATCCAACTAAAATAAGCATTAAAATAAGACCATTTTAGGCTGGGgttttctttatcttcttcttcttcttcttcttcttatcttAATGGTCAATGTTTAATGCACTAGGTTGCTTAGGCTTGGAAGCATTTTTGTTATTGATGATATAAAGGACTTTAAGTTGGGGTGCAATTTCAAAAACAGCCAGAGACAAATGTGAATAACCCTACTAGATATTGTTGGGTACTAGCTGCTGATTGTTTTAGTAATTGACTTTTCAATGAACTAATCAAGATAGTAATTCAGAtaataatttaactttattaaagAGCATcactaaacataaaaaaattatacTTACTGGGTTTTTAAGTCAATATTTGTATTGCTTAAATTGCAGACAGGAATATTATCCACCAgcattttgtccatttttgcCCATGCCcatacttttcttttctttttaccttttacATAATTTTTGCAGGTACACGACCCAGTGAAGGACTCGCActatttcatcatgtttttcttgtgGTTTTACAAAACCACCATGTAATGAAAGTTATTCATGACAGGACACCTACTTGACAAGAAATGCTAACACTTTCTGTGGTTTTCGTTCTTCAACCTTTACTGTTCTGCTACAGTTTCATTGTGTGACAGAAATAATCATCCGCGAGAAACACAGCgaactgtgtaaaaaaatgtGGATTAAACTAAGCCTTTGGGGAAAGAATTTACTTCAAGAATTTTAAGTAATCGAGTTAGTGGAGTTTCTCAAGGAATTATTTTACCCTTGCAACAAAGAAACATGGCATTAAAGAcgaagcaaaataaaaaaggtatGTGAGAAGAAACCACAAATGCATGAAACAGTCAGCAAAGACTAGAGTTATGTTCGCTTCAGGTGACAAAATTGCAAGTCACAAGTATGTAGAAGAATGAAGAAGCGCAAAAACATAACCCACCCACTGAAACCATACAGTTGTTGAGTTGCCACAGTGTGACAACTGAGGACACTGTAGCTCATGCAAattcacactgacacagaaagcatatttaaaaatactaagTAATAATACGGTATGTTtcctttatatatatatttataattttagcTGATCAAAATATTCATTTGTGTCTCTATTAGTAGGCTTGGGTAATAGTGTAAGCTCTAAGGCTTAGAAGCACAGTAAGTGAAGAAGGCTGTGATTAAAAAATGCCACCCCATAATAGACATAaggtatatgtatgtgtatgtgtatactTCATATCATGTGGCCACTTTTACTTGATTAATGGTTTTGGTCTCAACTCTCTCTTAATACAGGGCTCATATCAGATGGAGGACAAATTCACTGCAAATTCATTCTATCAGCCAATTTGAAAAATCCACACAGTCCTTCCACTGGACTGCTTTTTGTAAATGTGGTAACCATGGCTTCTCGTAAGGTAAGCAATCTCTCAAGTGAAGTTAAGGAGTTAACTTCAGTCTCCGAACAGCTTTCCCGAAGCAGccctgatgacatcacagaAGAGCTTCAGTCGGACACAGTGAATGCTACAGTGAAATCTCAAAAGTCTGGAAAATTTAGGAGGACTGCCCTGACATTTTTTGGAGTTCGTAAAAGCATCTGTATTTTACCAAGTTTTTTTGGAGGACGGAGTAAAAATCAGAACAAGTGGTCTTCTAGGAAAGGACTCACCAAAAGCAGAACGCATGATGGGTTAAGTAAGGTGGGTCGTGATGATGATCTGAGAAGTACGTACACCTCAACTGGAGATTTTGAGTATCACAGTCAGAGGGACTCTGCCAGAGAGCTCCACAGTAGCTGTCACAACGAATGTATTCACCCCAACGTTGACCAGAAATCACTGACTTTCGGCCTGCAGAAAAAGGGGTTGAGGAGCCTGTTTAACAGTTTTAAGCATCACAGAAACCATAGAAATGTCGGattggaaaaaaatgaaatggttGCATTGTCTACTCCACGATGCAAGAAAGAGGTGCCTGTTGTCAAGGACAACACTAACCAGTATGTCACGGAGTGCCTGGGATCTGAACCTGATGTGCCTGATTTTGCAGATGTTACATGTGATATTTCTATTGGTCCTGAAAGTAGTGATGCTGGTGCAGTGGCATTAGAGAAGAGTGTGGAGCGAGAAAGCCCAAAGTCTGAGCTAGATGATGATCAGACATGTGATGACCAAATGGAAGAACTGAATTTGATGGCTGTAGTTTCCAGTGAATGTGAGGAGATTTCTAGAGGACACAGCGAGCCTTGTTTGAAACAGACAATATCAGAGCCTCTATTAAAGTCTGAAACACCTGCTGGCTCATCGGACCAGCTAAACCAGATTTTTGGAGATGTAGCATCATTAAAGAGTTTTGATTCACTCACTGGCTGTGGGGACATTATTGCAGATCAAGAAGATGACAGCATCACAGAGAGCACGGTTTCTGGAGAAAGGAGCCGAAATGGGGGAAAGAGGGCCTCTTGTTATCTTACTTATCAAGGTGGTGGTGAAGAAATGGCCTCACCTGATGATTTAGATGAAGAGTGCCTTCGTGATTTCTGGGGAAATAATGCTTCAGAAGAAATCTGCTGCACTTGCAATCAAGACCACACAGATTTGACTGCTGATTTGACATGTACTCACAATGTGGACTTACTAAACAGCAACAGCGCACAGCAAGCCAGTGGCATGGATACTTCGTCAATTGCTGATGTGTTAACTCCGCAAAGTGAGCATCAAGAATCTGTTCCAAATAGTGATGAGGGATACTATGATTCAACTACCCCGGGGCCAGATGAAGGTCAAGAAAAAACTGATAGACTAAGAACAGACAGATTACCCAGAGATAGTTACAGCGGTGATGCCCTCTATGAACTGTTTGCGCCTGACGAGAGTCTCATAAGTCCACACTATGAGAACAAATCAAAACTACCTGGGTCAAATCAGTTTGAGTATTTAAGTCAGCCAGTAGATGTGTCAGATTCCGCCTTTGTACCAGAGATAAATCGCTTACAAATAAGTGCTGAACTGTATAAAGTTCACGACTTTCTAGAAAGGCCGAGTGCATGCTGTAAAACTTCAGAGTTGGCACAAAACGTAGTTGGTCGGCAGGACATCGGCATgattaaaaactgtaatttgaATTCAAAACCACAAGCAGCACTCAAGAGTAATGCAGAACCGGATGTATTTGATGAAAAGGGAAATGTGCTCAAGTCCACGGAAAAAAGGGCGAAATCCGTGAGCACTGACTGCGAGGAAGGGCATAGCAGCATATCGTTTGGAAGCACATCTGACCCAGATTTCGAAACGTTTTGTGAAACCAAAGAGCATCATCTTGAGGAAAACAAGCCTGTGGCGTTACCATACAGAAATATCAATTCTCAGTCTCCAGATTGTAACAATGGTTTGGATGATGagcaaactgtgtgtttctcacagGCACTTGAGGACTACACTAAACACTCTCATATGCTGAGTAACTTGCACAACAGTGTGGATGATTTGGAGACAAACTCTGCCTTCACTCCAAACATGGAGGCCTTACCGACTATAGTCACATTTGATGTAGTTGATATGCATAATGAGGGTGAATACGATGAGCAGATCCAaatggagctggaggaggacaTTTCATCACCCTATCAGGAATTTGAAGAAAGCTACCTACAAAAAGATGCATTTGCTGAATGTGACTATCAAATTTTAGACCTGTATGAACAGAACCTGATCAGTAATACCTGGGCAGTTGCTAGTCTCCCACGGCACCTAGGCCTTACAAGAGTTAGCCAGTCCATGCCTAATCCATTGTCCCTAGACAGGAGAAGCAGATCTCTAGACAGAGAACGCCTTGAGTTGAAGATGCCTGACATGTACATGGAGAACAGAGCTGCTGCCGTTTCTTGTCCTCAAACTGAGAAAGACTCTGAGAAAGACTCTTCACCTCATTACAGAAAAAATGTTCTTGTGTCTGCATCATGGCAAACGAGGTCGGAAATGGCTTTAAGCCTTCCTTTGACTGACAGGGAAATCACTGACAAAGTGCAACACCTCAATCAAGCccaagcaaaacacaaaatattttctgCTTCGTCCGGCAGTGATTTCCCAAACACTAAATTGCAGCATCTTTGCTCTAATGCGTGCGATTCATTGTCCTGTGAGATACCGTCACAGAATACAGATCATTACAATAGACAGTGTCCACTTCCTTTGCAGTCAGATTCTTGTTTACCTCATGGCACATTTGTTTATTCTGGAATGATGGAGGAGGTATCGGATGATATTGACGACGATGTTTTTTGTAAAGCTACCACTACTTTAACACCTTATAATCAGTGTAGTAAGAGCAGGCCAGCGGTTAGCAGGGAAGGAGTGTCTGCCACTGGGAGTCCTCTCAGTACAGGTGTGTCAAAAGATGACTAAAAAATGACTATCTTCAGTGAAACAAGGACACCCAGGGATGTTGCATGCACCATAGCCTGCAACAAACTACCAGAGGCAACCTTAAACTGAAAAGCTCTTAAACATTCAGTAGCTATTTAGATGTCACGTGTTTATTTGCCCATGAGTGCTTTTATGTTACATCGAAAGGGGTAATGttgcttttttatatttgatagATGCTAAAAGAATTCGTATTtgaaattaatatttgaaatgaaTCTTAAACATGGAGTCTGTGCCATCAAGCTGTGTCAAATacaacacagttaaaatgacacaataaGAATTACTTGCTTCACACAGGTCACAGATGTGAATTCACTCACGATATTTAAGGGCATAATTATTTCTTTTGTATTGGAAATGATCACAGGTTCATCTCATTAATCTATTGACTTTTAGTGGAATGTGTATACCCCACATGTATCTTCAGTATCCTTCTTTTAATGGGCGTTTGTTCAAGCTTGAATTCCACAGCACAGTCAGACGGGGCTTGCCGAGTCGTGCTTACTTTGCGGATTGCCTTGAAACACGTATGATTATGCTTTAAGTGGCAGcttatgtttgtcttttttgcagCCTCTTTGCTCCAATGAGATTTATGTTGGCCTGTTATATTGCTCACATCTGAGGCTCTCAGCTAGTTTGTTGGTTTACATAAGTTCAGGCCGAATTTAAACTCTACAATAGctctacaataaaaa is part of the Anabas testudineus chromosome 14, fAnaTes1.2, whole genome shotgun sequence genome and harbors:
- the amer1 gene encoding APC membrane recruitment protein 1, with product MASRKVSNLSSEVKELTSVSEQLSRSSPDDITEELQSDTVNATVKSQKSGKFRRTALTFFGVRKSICILPSFFGGRSKNQNKWSSRKGLTKSRTHDGLSKVGRDDDLRSTYTSTGDFEYHSQRDSARELHSSCHNECIHPNVDQKSLTFGLQKKGLRSLFNSFKHHRNHRNVGLEKNEMVALSTPRCKKEVPVVKDNTNQYVTECLGSEPDVPDFADVTCDISIGPESSDAGAVALEKSVERESPKSELDDDQTCDDQMEELNLMAVVSSECEEISRGHSEPCLKQTISEPLLKSETPAGSSDQLNQIFGDVASLKSFDSLTGCGDIIADQEDDSITESTVSGERSRNGGKRASCYLTYQGGGEEMASPDDLDEECLRDFWGNNASEEICCTCNQDHTDLTADLTCTHNVDLLNSNSAQQASGMDTSSIADVLTPQSEHQESVPNSDEGYYDSTTPGPDEGQEKTDRLRTDRLPRDSYSGDALYELFAPDESLISPHYENKSKLPGSNQFEYLSQPVDVSDSAFVPEINRLQISAELYKVHDFLERPSACCKTSELAQNVVGRQDIGMIKNCNLNSKPQAALKSNAEPDVFDEKGNVLKSTEKRAKSVSTDCEEGHSSISFGSTSDPDFETFCETKEHHLEENKPVALPYRNINSQSPDCNNGLDDEQTVCFSQALEDYTKHSHMLSNLHNSVDDLETNSAFTPNMEALPTIVTFDVVDMHNEGEYDEQIQMELEEDISSPYQEFEESYLQKDAFAECDYQILDLYEQNLISNTWAVASLPRHLGLTRVSQSMPNPLSLDRRSRSLDRERLELKMPDMYMENRAAAVSCPQTEKDSEKDSSPHYRKNVLVSASWQTRSEMALSLPLTDREITDKVQHLNQAQAKHKIFSASSGSDFPNTKLQHLCSNACDSLSCEIPSQNTDHYNRQCPLPLQSDSCLPHGTFVYSGMMEEVSDDIDDDVFCKATTTLTPYNQCSKSRPAVSREGVSATGSPLSTGVSKDD